The Streptococcus respiraculi sequence CTCTTCCCCACCAAGGGTATCTAAGACATAATCCACGCCTGTAAGAAGCTCCGTATAATCTTCTGTTTTATAGTCGATGAAGCGATCAGCCCCTAAAGCTAGGACACGCTCAGCATTAGCTCCGTCACCATTGGTAATAACTGTCAATCCTTTGGCTTTAGCAATTGGAATCGCCATTCCGCCGACACCACCAGTACCACCAGAGATGAAGATGGTCTGACCTGCTTGAGCCTGCATCAAATCAAGTGCCTGCATAATCGTAAGGGCTGTAAGGGGAACAGCAGCCGCTTCCACATCTGTTAAATAATCTGGAACCTTAGCAAGTGCCTCAGCATCCACTGCAACATACTCTGCAAAGGCACCGATATTGTCCAGCGGCAAACGACCAAAAACACGGTCTCCCTCTGCAAATTCTGTAACAGTTGAGCCAATTTGCTCAACCAAACCAACCACTTCATTTCCTGCTGTCTGTGGGAATTTGTAAGGGACAATCATCTTGACATCTCCACGAGAAATCATATTATCGAGCGGATTGACCCCAGCTGCCGTCACCTTAACCAACACTTGATGTGGCTTTAGCTCTGGCTTTGCGACCTCTACTATGGTCAGGGCGATATTCTTTTTATCATAACGTGTGTGTTGTGCTGCTTTCATCTTTTCTTCCTTTTCTTTTTGGTGTACTTGTATCTGAATCAAGTATAACTATGTGTTCAAAAAATCTGACTTTCTTTAGTGGATTGAGAAAAGAATAGGACAAGGCAAGGAGCTGCAGATAGAACTGACGTCCATCAAAGCGACTTAACGATGCCCTAACATTTATTCAATTCACTATAATTCGTCAGATAAGTGCCTACTTGGCAACTAGATAGAGATTTTCAATCACCTGCGCTAGCGTCTGCTCTGCCAAGTCTTTTTCCAATTGTTGCTCCACGCCTATAAAAATAGGAGCTACTGCTTCCTCGATATGCTTGCCAACAGGACAATCCTGATTGGCATTTTGATGAATCGGAAAGAGACGGATGTGGTCAATTTCCTGTGTCGCATAATAAATCTCTAGCAAGGATATTTCCTTAGGAGACTTACTGAGCTGGTAACCTGACTTCCCTTGTTGGGAGTCGATTAGGCCTGCGTTTTTCAACAGGGCAATGACTTTCCGAATATAGCTCGAATTTGTCCCAACGCTTGTCGCTAAGGCCTGCGAGCTTAACACTTTCTTACTTTCGCTAATCATCGTAAGGATATGAAGGGCAACTGAAAATTTTGTATCCATAAAGACTCCTTCTGTTCTTGTATCGAGAACAAGAACAAGTTTACCATAAAGAAATCCTCTTGGCAAGTCCTACGATTACATTTTTTAAAAATGGAGAACTGTTTTCCAAAATAATCAAAACTAGTCGGTCAAAAGCTACTACCATTCGTCTTCTGATAAAAAAGACAAGAACCTTCTCACCTGTTCTTGTCCTAATATTCTAGTGAATAACGGCTATCTCAAACCAACTCGTACCACAATTCCATCCCCATCCACTACTTCAAGCAGGCGGGAATGAATCCAGTTAGGGGTCATGCCTAAGCTTCTTGCTCGTTCGTGGATAGCTACTAAATCCGTCTTAGTCTTGACACATACAGTGAAATAGGCAAGGCCTGCCTGACCTGTTTCTCTACTTGCTGCCAACTTGCTATCCCACTCATTGACTGCCAAATGGTGGTGATAGTCGCCAGACGCTAGCCAACTGGCGTTTGAGATTGAGAACGTATCATTTAAGCCCAGCAGGTTTTGATAAAAAGCACTGGCAAACTGACTATCCTTGACCGACAGATGAACATGCCCCATACGTGTGCCAACAGCAAGCCTGAAAGGCTCCGCATAAGCTCCTTTGTCATACAAATCTTGCGCAGCTAACTCCTCAGTGATCCCTACGATTCGTCCATCCTCACGAATGTCCCAAGCAGAAACGTCTTTGTCATGGTAGATTTCAATTCCATTTCCTTCTGTATCTTCTAGGTAAATGGCTTCGCTATAGCCATGATCTGCACCACCAACCATGGGAATTCGATTTTCTGCTAGTCGCTTAAAGATAGTTGCCAAATCCTGCCGTGTAGGCACCAACAGCGCTAGATGATACAGCCCATGGGTCTTAGTTTTCCCATGACTAGCTGGAAGAAGGCGAACCAAGCCCTCATCGCCAACTCCCAATAAAACGTCTGTATCACTTTTATCGAGAATAGCAAGCCCTAGCATCTGCTGATAAAAGCGAGTCACGTTTTCCAGATTTTTCACATAAAGTGCGACTTCACCGAGAAAAATCTGACTGTTATAAGGGTAAACCATAAGAGCTTACTTTCTAAGGACTGAAATGCGTGCTTGAGGGTGGGTAGCCGCTTCAATCTCATCCACCATAGCAAGAGCATAGTCGGCATAGCTGATCTTGCTTTCGCCTGTTTCGTTTACCATAAAGACCTCGCCAGAAAGAAGGTACTCACCTGTTTTAGGATAGTCTACCTCAAAATCTGCTGCTGGGCTAATATAGGTCCAGTTGACATCCTTGACCTTGCGAAGAGCTGCCAAGCCCTTGCTCATGGCTTCTGCCAAGGGGAAATAGTCTGCTGGAAAGTCTGGTGTCTGATAGAGTTGAGTCGTTAAGCTCTCATCCACATACAAGCTACCTGCCCCACCAACGACCAATAGGCGTGTGTCACTTCCAGCTAAAATCGCGGTTAAATGCTCCAAAGAAGTCGTGTGTTGCGGAAACGTTTCGGGTGTGAATGCTCCAAAGGCACTAACTACCGCATCAAATCCTGCCAAGTCAGCTGCTTCCAAGGCAAATAAATCTTTTTGCAAGACTTCTTGCGCCTGCGATTGATTGCTGGAGCGAACAATGGCTGTCACCTCGTGGCCACGCGCCACCGCTTCTGCTACAATCGCTTGTCCTGCCTGTCCATTTGCACCAATTACTGCTAGTTTCATTTATTTTCTCCAATCGTTGTAATATTTTATGTTACAACAAAATTCTATCACTCCTTAGATGTAATGTCAATTATTACAACTTGAATGTTAGAACCTGTATTTATAAGCGAAGTGATCCTAATCGGGAGCTTATTTTACAACAATCTAGGCGCTTTTTTGAAGGAATACTGACTGTATTTCGAAAAAAAGTAGCGATGAGTAGCGTAAAATAAGCACTAAATAGAGTTGCTGAGCTGTGAATACAGGTTCTTAAAATACTCCTCTGAACAAAAAAGACTAGCTCAGCCAGTCCTTTCTATATACTACTCCTCCTCCTTCTCATTCCCATTCTGTTTTGACTCAGCAATGAGGCTAGTAACGATGATTCCAAGTAGCATGCCAAACCCTGGTCCCATTATAAGACCAACTGAAATATTACCTATCAAACTACCGAT is a genomic window containing:
- a CDS encoding NADP-dependent oxidoreductase, whose amino-acid sequence is MKAAQHTRYDKKNIALTIVEVAKPELKPHQVLVKVTAAGVNPLDNMISRGDVKMIVPYKFPQTAGNEVVGLVEQIGSTVTEFAEGDRVFGRLPLDNIGAFAEYVAVDAEALAKVPDYLTDVEAAAVPLTALTIMQALDLMQAQAGQTIFISGGTGGVGGMAIPIAKAKGLTVITNGDGANAERVLALGADRFIDYKTEDYTELLTGVDYVLDTLGGEETKKQMSIMKKGGHLVSLRAMPNGAFAKRMKLPIAKQLLFEAAGHKFDKMAAKYGVHYHFIFVESNGQQLQEVADIFTKLEIKPSIDTVFAFEEVNAALDKIANGRSRGKTVLSFKNLYS
- a CDS encoding Rrf2 family transcriptional regulator, encoding MDTKFSVALHILTMISESKKVLSSQALATSVGTNSSYIRKVIALLKNAGLIDSQQGKSGYQLSKSPKEISLLEIYYATQEIDHIRLFPIHQNANQDCPVGKHIEEAVAPIFIGVEQQLEKDLAEQTLAQVIENLYLVAK
- a CDS encoding VOC family protein; protein product: MVYPYNSQIFLGEVALYVKNLENVTRFYQQMLGLAILDKSDTDVLLGVGDEGLVRLLPASHGKTKTHGLYHLALLVPTRQDLATIFKRLAENRIPMVGGADHGYSEAIYLEDTEGNGIEIYHDKDVSAWDIREDGRIVGITEELAAQDLYDKGAYAEPFRLAVGTRMGHVHLSVKDSQFASAFYQNLLGLNDTFSISNASWLASGDYHHHLAVNEWDSKLAASRETGQAGLAYFTVCVKTKTDLVAIHERARSLGMTPNWIHSRLLEVVDGDGIVVRVGLR
- a CDS encoding NAD(P)-dependent oxidoreductase — translated: MKLAVIGANGQAGQAIVAEAVARGHEVTAIVRSSNQSQAQEVLQKDLFALEAADLAGFDAVVSAFGAFTPETFPQHTTSLEHLTAILAGSDTRLLVVGGAGSLYVDESLTTQLYQTPDFPADYFPLAEAMSKGLAALRKVKDVNWTYISPAADFEVDYPKTGEYLLSGEVFMVNETGESKISYADYALAMVDEIEAATHPQARISVLRK